GAATACACCTGAAACGACGTTGACTAAGATTACAAGTTTTATTCCATTGATTTCACCGTTTGTATTGTTCTTAAGAGCTTCTACGCCAGAACTGCAATTATGGGAAATTATTGTCAGTGTTCTGCTTTCCCTGATTGTAATGGTACTCTTACTGTGGATTGCGGTTCGCAGTTATCGAGATTCAGTCCTTACTTTTGAAAAAGGTTTCTTTAAAGGATTAAAACGTGCATTTAAGAAGTCATAATTGTATAAAATAGGTTCAAATGTTAACTAATGGCACACCTTTGCTAGATTGTATCTAGTCATCGGTGTGCCTTATTGTTAAAATATAGAGTGAGGAAAGTAATAAACAGGTGGCAAATAGAATGGTTTATCCAATTTTAATATTTATTTTAGCAGGGCTGTGTGAAATAGGCGGTGGTTATCTCATTTGGTTATGGTTGAGAACAGCACAATCACCGCTCTTAGGATTACTGGGAGGTATCCTTTTAATTTCATATGGCATTGTCGCAACTTTTCAAGTATTTCCGACGTTCAGCCGAGTTTATACCGCTTACGGGGGAGTATTTATTGTGATGAGTATCTTGTGGGGATACGTATTTGATAAACAGACACCAGATAAGTATGATGTTTTGGGCGCTATTGTTTGCATTATCGGTGTCTTAATCATGTTGCTGCCTGACAGAAGCTGATTTGAAGCGGTGAGTTAGGAAAGGGTGTATTGAAATGATGTTTACGAAAGTGGAGCACCAAAGAAACGGCCTCGATTTAATCAAGATTGATAACGACGAAACAAAAATTGTATTTACGAATTATGGCGCAAGAATTGTAACGTGGAAATATGAAGATAATATTATTGTCTTAGGCAATGTAGTGGAAGCGGATGAATTCTATCAAGATAACCCCTATTACTTCGGCGCAAGTGTCGGTCGTTATGCCGGACGCATTGCAGACGGTAAATTTACCCTTGATGGCCAAACATATCAATTAGAACAAAATGATCCGCCGAATCACCTGCACGGTGG
Above is a genomic segment from Staphylococcus piscifermentans containing:
- a CDS encoding YnfA family protein; this translates as MVYPILIFILAGLCEIGGGYLIWLWLRTAQSPLLGLLGGILLISYGIVATFQVFPTFSRVYTAYGGVFIVMSILWGYVFDKQTPDKYDVLGAIVCIIGVLIMLLPDRS